A window from Electrophorus electricus isolate fEleEle1 chromosome 7, fEleEle1.pri, whole genome shotgun sequence encodes these proteins:
- the basp1 gene encoding brain acid soluble protein 1 homolog isoform X2: protein MGGKLSKKKKGYNVNDDKAKEKDAKTEGASAEESEAPKDNKEEAPVATETTGTANDTAADTKEAPVADSNATAPKEEEKSTASVAKEEKSGANATATSDAKIAEPSKGEPAKSPEAPPTKAEEKPSSAPASEKESAKEATPAPKEAALAKDPVPAAATESKADTEAKKTEAPPTKEPAPAELVTTETSSAPM, encoded by the exons ATGGGAGGGAAActgagcaagaagaagaagggatACAATGTGAATGATGACAAGGCAAAAGAGAAGGATGCCAAAACAGAGGGAGCATCAGCAGAGGAGAGCGAAGCTCCTAAAGACAACAAGGAGGAAGCACCTGTCGCCACGGAAACCACCGGGACAGCCAATGACACGGCGGCAGACACGAAAGAAGCACCCGTTGCAGATAGCAATGCGACTGCACCcaaggaagaagagaagagcaCCGCCTCAGTGGCCAAAGAGGAGAAATCAGGTGCTAACGCCACGGCGACGTCTGATGCTAAGATTGCTGAGCCCAGCAAAGGGGAACCTGCCAAGAGCCCGGAAGCCCCACCCACCAAGGCTGAAGAAAAACCCTCCTCTGCTCCGGCAAGTGAGAAGGAGTCTGCAAAAGAGGCTACTCCTGCTCCGAAAGAGGCTGCCTTGGCAAAAGatcctgtccctgctgctgcaaCAGAGAGCAAGGCAGACACCGAAGCTAAAAAGACTGAGGCTCCGCCCACCAAGGAGCCCGCCCCTGCAGAGCTTGTAACCACGGAGACCAGTTCTGCTCCCA TGTGA
- the basp1 gene encoding brain acid soluble protein 1 homolog isoform X1, translated as MGGKLSKKKKGYNVNDDKAKEKDAKTEGASAEESEAPKDNKEEAPVATETTGTANDTAADTKEAPVADSNATAPKEEEKSTASVAKEEKSGANATATSDAKIAEPSKGEPAKSPEAPPTKAEEKPSSAPASEKESAKEATPAPKEAALAKDPVPAAATESKADTEAKKTEAPPTKEPAPAELVTTETSSAPSKEQTVAAHD; from the coding sequence ATGGGAGGGAAActgagcaagaagaagaagggatACAATGTGAATGATGACAAGGCAAAAGAGAAGGATGCCAAAACAGAGGGAGCATCAGCAGAGGAGAGCGAAGCTCCTAAAGACAACAAGGAGGAAGCACCTGTCGCCACGGAAACCACCGGGACAGCCAATGACACGGCGGCAGACACGAAAGAAGCACCCGTTGCAGATAGCAATGCGACTGCACCcaaggaagaagagaagagcaCCGCCTCAGTGGCCAAAGAGGAGAAATCAGGTGCTAACGCCACGGCGACGTCTGATGCTAAGATTGCTGAGCCCAGCAAAGGGGAACCTGCCAAGAGCCCGGAAGCCCCACCCACCAAGGCTGAAGAAAAACCCTCCTCTGCTCCGGCAAGTGAGAAGGAGTCTGCAAAAGAGGCTACTCCTGCTCCGAAAGAGGCTGCCTTGGCAAAAGatcctgtccctgctgctgcaaCAGAGAGCAAGGCAGACACCGAAGCTAAAAAGACTGAGGCTCCGCCCACCAAGGAGCCCGCCCCTGCAGAGCTTGTAACCACGGAGACCAGTTCTGCTCCCAGTAAGGAGCAGACAGTTGCTGCACATGATTAA